A part of Streptomyces sp. NBC_01235 genomic DNA contains:
- a CDS encoding SDR family oxidoreductase, with the protein MSNSSGTPDSPVALITGGGSGIGAAVARQLLDAGHRVTVTGRGEERLRAFAAELGDPEGLLTVAGNAADYDCVQSAVDRTLKEYGRLDTVVANAGTATHDSVAEGDPAGWTDMVLTNVLGPALLIRASIDALKETRGRIVLVGSVAGFVPTPGNIYGATKWAVTGLAENTRRQVTEWGVGVTLIAPGRVETPFWDSYGSLPPGQMLTADQIADSVVWAIRQPAGVDINTVVVRPIGQPN; encoded by the coding sequence ATGAGCAACTCTTCCGGCACTCCGGATTCTCCGGTCGCACTGATCACAGGCGGCGGCAGCGGTATCGGCGCCGCCGTCGCGCGGCAGCTGCTGGACGCCGGACACCGGGTCACCGTCACCGGTCGCGGCGAGGAGCGACTGCGCGCCTTCGCCGCGGAACTCGGTGACCCGGAGGGGTTGTTGACGGTGGCCGGGAACGCCGCCGACTACGACTGCGTACAGTCGGCGGTCGACCGTACGCTCAAGGAATACGGTCGACTGGATACGGTCGTCGCCAACGCGGGGACCGCCACCCACGACTCGGTCGCCGAGGGAGACCCGGCCGGGTGGACGGACATGGTACTGACCAATGTCCTGGGCCCCGCGCTCCTCATCCGGGCGTCGATCGACGCGCTCAAGGAGACGCGGGGACGGATCGTGCTGGTCGGCAGTGTCGCCGGTTTCGTGCCCACGCCGGGCAACATCTACGGGGCGACGAAGTGGGCGGTGACCGGTCTCGCGGAGAACACCCGCCGTCAGGTCACCGAGTGGGGCGTAGGCGTGACGCTGATCGCGCCCGGCCGGGTCGAGACCCCGTTCTGGGACAGCTACGGCAGCCTGCCGCCCGGGCAGATGCTCACCGCCGACCAGATCGCCGACTCCGTCGTCTGGGCGATCCGGCAGCCCGCGGGCGTCGACATCAACACCGTTGTCGTACGGCCGATCGGACAGCCCAACTGA
- a CDS encoding cellulase family glycosylhydrolase: protein MRHPPRSVLLAVIGTVALGTGVTLPVMTAQGATPACTVEYSVTSQWDAGFQGAVKITNNAAAVSSWSLTFDFTGDQKVTQGWSAKWSQSGTTVTAANESWNSALGTGASVSAGFVASRSGANAVPTTFKLNGTTCNVDTEPTPTPTPTTPPSTDPPGTGEQPPALHVSGNKLVDADGTTRRLLGVNRSGGEFMCVQGRGIWDGPVDDAAIKAIADWNVNTVRIPLNEECWLGLSNINSAYGGTNYINAVKDLVARVEAHGMTPIVELHWNYGQYTGNSAGCSDVHASCQKPMPDMQYTPSFWTSVANTFKNDQAVVFDLFNEPYPDRATSTTTQAWQCWRDGGTCPGIGYEVAGMQDLVDSVRATGAKNVILAGGLAYSNDLSQWLTYKPTDPTGNLAAAYHVYNFNTCANQSCWNSTLAPVAAQVPLVAGEIGENTCSHGFVDQVMKWFDDRGLSYLGWTWNTWDCSTGPSLISGYDGTPTAYGTGLRDHLRALALDG from the coding sequence ATGCGACACCCCCCGCGTTCAGTACTTTTAGCCGTCATCGGCACGGTCGCCCTCGGGACGGGCGTGACCCTGCCGGTCATGACGGCTCAGGGAGCCACGCCCGCCTGCACGGTGGAGTACTCCGTCACCAGTCAGTGGGACGCCGGCTTCCAAGGCGCCGTGAAGATCACCAACAACGCGGCGGCCGTAAGCAGTTGGAGCCTCACGTTCGACTTCACGGGCGACCAGAAGGTCACCCAGGGCTGGAGCGCCAAGTGGTCCCAGTCGGGTACGACCGTCACCGCCGCGAACGAGAGCTGGAACAGCGCCCTCGGCACCGGCGCGAGCGTCAGCGCGGGCTTCGTCGCCTCCAGATCGGGCGCGAACGCCGTACCGACGACGTTCAAGCTCAACGGCACCACCTGCAACGTCGACACCGAACCGACCCCCACGCCCACCCCTACCACCCCACCCTCGACCGATCCGCCGGGCACCGGTGAGCAGCCGCCCGCGCTGCACGTCTCGGGGAACAAGCTCGTGGACGCCGACGGAACGACCCGCCGACTGCTCGGCGTGAACCGCTCCGGCGGCGAGTTCATGTGCGTCCAGGGGCGCGGCATCTGGGACGGACCGGTCGACGACGCCGCCATCAAGGCGATCGCCGACTGGAACGTCAACACCGTCCGCATTCCGCTCAACGAGGAGTGCTGGCTGGGCCTGTCGAACATCAACTCCGCGTACGGCGGCACCAATTACATCAACGCCGTCAAGGATCTGGTGGCCCGCGTCGAGGCGCACGGCATGACGCCGATCGTCGAACTGCACTGGAACTACGGCCAGTACACGGGGAACTCGGCCGGCTGCTCCGACGTGCACGCCAGTTGTCAGAAGCCGATGCCCGACATGCAGTACACGCCGTCGTTCTGGACCTCGGTGGCCAACACCTTCAAGAACGACCAGGCCGTCGTGTTCGACCTGTTCAACGAGCCCTACCCGGACCGCGCCACCTCCACGACCACCCAGGCGTGGCAGTGCTGGCGGGACGGCGGAACCTGCCCCGGCATCGGGTATGAAGTCGCCGGTATGCAGGATCTCGTCGACTCCGTACGGGCGACCGGCGCCAAGAACGTGATCCTGGCCGGTGGGCTCGCGTACTCCAACGACCTCAGCCAGTGGCTGACGTACAAGCCCACCGACCCGACCGGCAATCTCGCCGCCGCGTACCACGTCTACAACTTCAACACCTGCGCGAACCAGAGCTGCTGGAACTCCACGCTCGCCCCGGTCGCCGCCCAAGTGCCTCTCGTGGCAGGGGAGATCGGCGAGAACACCTGCTCGCACGGTTTCGTCGACCAGGTCATGAAGTGGTTCGACGACCGCGGACTGTCGTACCTGGGCTGGACCTGGAACACGTGGGACTGCTCCACGGGCCCGTCCCTGATCTCGGGCTACGACGGGACACCCACGGCGTACGGCACCGGCCTGCGCGACCACCTGCGCGCACTCGCACTCGACGGATAG
- a CDS encoding phytanoyl-CoA dioxygenase family protein: protein MASMFAEDGPMDDELVERFLEDGFVKIEGAFPPRVAEDCARLLWRETGYDPEDPGTWKEPVVWVSGMAQGPFAAAVNTPVLHEAFDLLVGEGRWAPRYSLGSFPLRFPHEVEPDDAGWHIEGSYQPEGANRPYANLRSKDRALLMLFLFSEITEADAPTRIRVGSHLDVPPLLEPYGETGVSGLEIAAHLVTASAHRPVAYATGRPGDVYLCHPFLVHAAQPHHGTRPRFLAQPPLYPATPYELERPDGDYSAVEFAIRRGLAREG, encoded by the coding sequence ATGGCAAGCATGTTCGCCGAGGACGGCCCGATGGACGACGAGCTGGTCGAACGTTTCCTCGAGGACGGGTTCGTAAAAATCGAGGGCGCCTTCCCGCCACGCGTCGCCGAGGACTGCGCACGGCTGCTGTGGCGGGAGACGGGATACGACCCCGAGGATCCCGGCACCTGGAAAGAGCCGGTGGTCTGGGTGAGCGGCATGGCACAGGGTCCGTTCGCGGCGGCGGTCAACACCCCGGTGCTGCACGAGGCGTTCGACCTGCTGGTCGGCGAGGGCCGCTGGGCGCCACGCTACTCGCTCGGGAGTTTCCCACTGCGTTTCCCGCACGAGGTCGAGCCCGACGATGCGGGCTGGCACATCGAGGGCAGCTACCAGCCGGAGGGCGCGAACCGGCCGTACGCCAACCTGCGCTCGAAGGACCGGGCCCTGCTGATGTTGTTCCTGTTCAGCGAGATCACCGAGGCCGACGCCCCGACGCGCATCCGCGTCGGCTCACATCTCGACGTCCCCCCGCTGCTGGAACCGTACGGCGAGACGGGCGTCTCGGGCCTCGAGATCGCCGCGCATCTCGTGACGGCCTCCGCGCATCGCCCGGTCGCGTACGCCACCGGCCGCCCCGGCGATGTCTACCTCTGCCACCCGTTCCTGGTGCACGCGGCGCAGCCGCACCACGGCACCCGTCCCCGCTTCCTCGCCCAGCCACCGCTGTATCCGGCCACCCCCTATGAGCTGGAGCGGCCGGACGGGGACTACTCGGCGGTCGAGTTCGCGATCCGCCGGGGCCTGGCCCGGGAGGGCTGA
- a CDS encoding glycoside hydrolase family 48 protein translates to MDPSRRRRGTRRLWTAVVAALALPFAMLSTSTTPAQAAALQCSVDYKTNDWGSGFTADLTLTNRGTDPISGWALTYSYAGNQKLTNGWNGSWSQSGQQITVNNASYNATVAAGAAVTTGAQFTYSGTNAAPASFAVNGTACVGAHQPPVTVLTSPAAGAVYTQGDAVPLAATAAAADNATISKIEFYDDTTLLGTDTSSPYSLSASGLSVGSHSLVAKAYDSLGASASSTPVGITVASGPAVVASTNQLAVQQGKTGTYSLKLSTQPSANVTVTTARTTGNTGLTVTGGASLTFTPSNWSTAQNVTITANASGTGAATFESTATGHAKASVTATEIAGTKAYDARFLDLYGKITNPANGYFSPEGIPYHSVETLIVEAPDQGHETTSEAYSYLLWLQAMYGKITGDWTKFNGAWDIMEKYMIPTHADQPTNSFYNASKPATYAPELDTPNEYPAKLDTGVSVGSDPIAGELKTAYGTDDVYGMHWLQDVDNTYGYGNAPGKCEAGPTDTGPSYINTFQRGAQESVWETVPQPTCDAFKYGGTNGYLDLFTGDSSYAKQWKFTNAPDADARVVQAAYWADIWAKAQGKGSDVSAAVGKAAKMGDYLRYAMYDKYFKKIGNCVGPTACAAGTGKDASHYLLSWYYAWGGATDTSAGWAWRIGSSHTHGGYQNPLAAYALSSYADLKPKSATGQADWAKSLTRQLEFYRWLQSSEGAIAGGATNSWAGRYATPPSGTSTFYGMYYDQQPVYHDPPSNQWFGFQAWSMERVAEYYQQTGNASAKAVLDKWVDWALSKTTINPDGTFLIPSTLQWSGQPDTWNASSPGANTGLHVTVADYTNDVGVAAAYAKTLTYYAAKSGDTEAKTTAKALLDGMWTNNQDALGIAVPETRADYNRFDDGVYVPSGFSGKMPNGDTISSSSTFASLRSFYKNDPAWSKIESYLAGGAAPVFTYHRFWAQADIALAMGSYAELLE, encoded by the coding sequence ATGGATCCCTCACGCAGACGTCGCGGGACGCGGCGCCTGTGGACCGCCGTCGTGGCGGCCCTCGCGCTTCCCTTCGCCATGCTGAGCACGAGCACGACTCCCGCCCAGGCGGCGGCACTTCAGTGCAGCGTGGACTACAAGACCAATGACTGGGGCTCCGGGTTCACCGCGGATCTGACCCTCACCAACCGCGGCACCGACCCGATCAGCGGCTGGGCCCTGACGTACTCCTACGCGGGCAACCAGAAGCTGACCAACGGCTGGAACGGCAGCTGGTCGCAGTCCGGTCAGCAGATCACGGTGAACAACGCCTCGTACAACGCGACGGTCGCCGCCGGCGCGGCGGTCACCACGGGTGCGCAGTTCACCTACAGCGGCACGAACGCCGCTCCCGCGAGTTTCGCGGTCAACGGCACCGCCTGCGTCGGCGCGCATCAGCCGCCGGTCACGGTGCTGACCAGCCCGGCCGCGGGCGCCGTCTACACGCAGGGGGACGCGGTGCCGCTCGCGGCGACCGCCGCGGCCGCCGACAACGCGACGATCTCCAAGATCGAGTTCTACGACGACACGACCCTGCTGGGCACGGACACGAGCTCGCCGTACTCCCTGTCCGCTTCAGGGTTGTCCGTGGGCAGTCACTCCCTGGTCGCCAAGGCCTACGACAGTCTGGGCGCGTCGGCGTCGTCGACCCCGGTCGGCATCACGGTCGCCTCGGGACCGGCCGTGGTCGCCTCCACGAACCAACTGGCCGTGCAGCAGGGCAAGACGGGTACCTACTCGCTGAAGCTGTCGACCCAGCCGTCGGCCAATGTGACCGTCACGACCGCCCGCACCACCGGAAACACGGGTCTGACGGTGACGGGCGGCGCGAGCCTCACCTTCACGCCGTCGAACTGGAGCACCGCCCAGAACGTGACCATCACGGCCAACGCCTCCGGAACGGGCGCCGCGACCTTCGAGTCGACGGCGACCGGACACGCGAAGGCCTCGGTCACGGCCACCGAGATCGCGGGCACCAAGGCGTACGACGCCCGGTTCCTCGACCTCTACGGCAAGATCACCAACCCGGCAAACGGTTACTTCTCCCCCGAGGGCATCCCGTACCACTCGGTCGAGACGCTGATCGTCGAAGCCCCGGACCAGGGGCACGAGACCACGTCGGAGGCCTACAGCTACCTTCTCTGGCTGCAGGCGATGTACGGGAAGATCACCGGCGACTGGACCAAGTTCAACGGCGCCTGGGACATCATGGAGAAGTACATGATCCCCACCCACGCCGACCAGCCGACGAACTCGTTCTACAACGCGTCGAAGCCGGCGACGTACGCACCCGAGCTGGACACTCCGAACGAGTATCCGGCGAAGCTGGACACCGGTGTGTCCGTGGGATCGGATCCCATAGCCGGTGAACTGAAGACCGCATACGGCACGGACGACGTCTACGGTATGCACTGGCTGCAGGACGTCGACAACACCTACGGCTACGGCAACGCGCCCGGCAAGTGCGAGGCCGGTCCGACGGACACCGGCCCGTCGTACATCAACACCTTCCAGCGCGGTGCGCAGGAATCGGTGTGGGAGACGGTTCCGCAGCCGACCTGCGACGCCTTCAAGTACGGCGGCACGAACGGATACCTGGACCTGTTCACCGGTGACTCCTCGTACGCCAAGCAGTGGAAGTTCACCAACGCCCCCGACGCCGACGCACGGGTCGTCCAGGCCGCGTACTGGGCGGACATCTGGGCCAAGGCTCAGGGCAAGGGCAGTGACGTGTCCGCGGCCGTCGGCAAGGCCGCGAAGATGGGCGACTACCTGCGCTACGCGATGTACGACAAGTACTTCAAGAAGATCGGCAACTGCGTCGGACCGACCGCCTGCGCGGCCGGCACCGGCAAGGACGCCTCGCACTATCTGCTCTCCTGGTACTACGCCTGGGGCGGCGCCACGGACACCAGCGCCGGCTGGGCCTGGCGCATCGGCTCCAGCCACACCCACGGCGGCTACCAGAACCCGCTGGCCGCCTACGCGCTGAGCAGTTACGCGGACCTGAAGCCCAAGTCGGCGACGGGACAGGCGGATTGGGCCAAGTCCCTGACCCGGCAGCTGGAGTTCTACCGCTGGCTCCAGTCCAGCGAGGGCGCCATCGCGGGCGGTGCGACGAACAGTTGGGCGGGCCGCTACGCGACTCCTCCGTCCGGCACGTCGACGTTCTACGGCATGTACTACGACCAGCAGCCCGTCTACCACGACCCGCCGTCCAACCAGTGGTTCGGCTTCCAGGCGTGGTCCATGGAGCGGGTCGCCGAGTACTACCAGCAGACGGGGAACGCGAGCGCCAAGGCGGTCCTCGACAAGTGGGTGGACTGGGCGCTGTCCAAGACCACGATCAACCCGGACGGCACCTTCCTGATCCCCTCCACCCTCCAGTGGTCGGGCCAGCCCGACACCTGGAACGCGTCAAGTCCCGGTGCCAACACGGGACTTCACGTCACCGTCGCCGACTACACCAACGACGTCGGCGTGGCGGCCGCGTACGCCAAGACCCTGACGTACTACGCCGCCAAGTCCGGTGACACGGAGGCGAAGACGACCGCCAAGGCGCTCCTGGACGGCATGTGGACCAACAACCAGGACGCCCTGGGCATCGCGGTCCCCGAGACCCGCGCCGACTACAACCGCTTCGACGACGGCGTGTACGTCCCGAGCGGCTTCAGCGGCAAGATGCCGAACGGCGACACGATCAGCTCCTCCTCGACCTTCGCCTCGCTGCGGTCCTTCTACAAGAACGACCCGGCCTGGTCGAAGATCGAGAGCTACCTCGCGGGCGGAGCCGCACCCGTGTTCACGTACCACCGCTTCTGGGCCCAGGCGGACATCGCCCTGGCCATGGGTTCGTACGCGGAGCTTCTCGAATAG
- a CDS encoding aldo/keto reductase has protein sequence MSSKVPPIILNNGVEMPQLGFGVWQVPDDEAERAVSTALEAGYRSIDTAAIYGNEEGTGKAIASSGVPRNDIFVTTKLWNSDQGYDATLRAFDTSLEKLGLDYLDLYLIHWPLPARDKYVDSYKAFEKLLADGRVRAIGVSNFLPEHLERLIGETSVIPAVNQIELHPHLQQHASRDFHAEQGVATEAWSPLGQGKGLLEVPAIVAIAQKHNRTPAQVVLRWHLQLGNVVIPKSVTPSRIKENIDVFDFSLDTEDLAAISALNEDRRIGPDPGTFDVV, from the coding sequence GTGAGCAGCAAGGTCCCCCCGATCATCCTCAACAACGGCGTGGAGATGCCCCAGCTGGGCTTCGGCGTCTGGCAGGTGCCGGACGACGAGGCGGAGCGGGCGGTCTCCACCGCTCTGGAGGCCGGGTACCGCAGCATCGACACAGCGGCGATCTACGGCAACGAGGAAGGCACCGGCAAGGCCATCGCCTCCTCCGGTGTGCCCCGCAACGACATCTTCGTCACCACCAAGCTCTGGAACAGCGACCAGGGGTACGACGCGACGCTCCGGGCGTTCGACACCTCCCTGGAGAAGCTCGGCCTGGACTACCTGGACCTGTATCTCATCCACTGGCCGCTGCCCGCCCGCGACAAGTACGTCGACTCGTACAAGGCGTTCGAGAAGCTCCTCGCGGACGGCCGGGTACGGGCCATCGGCGTGTCCAACTTCCTGCCGGAGCACCTGGAGCGGCTGATCGGGGAGACGTCGGTCATCCCGGCGGTCAACCAGATCGAGCTGCACCCGCACCTCCAGCAGCACGCCTCCCGCGATTTCCACGCGGAGCAGGGCGTCGCCACCGAGGCCTGGTCCCCGCTCGGCCAGGGCAAGGGCCTTCTCGAGGTCCCGGCGATCGTGGCGATCGCCCAGAAGCACAACCGCACCCCGGCCCAGGTCGTGCTGCGCTGGCACCTCCAGCTCGGCAATGTCGTGATCCCGAAGTCCGTGACGCCGTCGCGGATCAAGGAGAACATCGACGTGTTCGACTTCAGCCTGGACACCGAGGACCTTGCGGCAATCAGCGCGCTGAACGAGGACCGGCGCATCGGTCCGGACCCGGGGACGTTCGACGTCGTCTGA
- a CDS encoding glycoside hydrolase family 6 protein: MSRSRTAVLAALALVAGASGTALAVVPGDPGLAAIPCSVDYKVQNDWGTGFTAAVTVTNNSAAKSSWSVKWAYAGSQKVTSGWNAKITQSGTAVTANNETYNGTLATGGSVSFGFQGTYSGTNAIPTTFTLDGVTCNVDSGTGGPTDPGTPTDPGTPSTKVDNPYAGAKVYVNPEWSAKAAAETGGSRISNQPTGVWLDRIAAINGVNGGMGLRAHLDAALAQKGSGEEVVQLVVYDLPGRDCSALASNGELGPTEIDKYKTQFIDPIAAILADSKYAGLRIVTTIEIDSLPNLVTNTGSRPTAVPACDTMKANGNYVKGVGYALNKLGAIPNVYNYIDAGHHGWLGWDDNFVPSAQIMYQAATAEGATVDDVHGFITNTANYSALKENNFTINDSVAGKSVRESKWVDWNRYVDELSYAQAFRNQLVSTGFKSDIGMLIDTSRNGWGGTARPTGPGATTSVDTYVDGGRYDRRIHIGNWCNQSGAGLGERPQAAPAAGIDAYVWMKPPGESDGSSSAIANDEGKGFDRMCDPTYTGNPRNGNNLSGALPNAPLSGHWFSAQFQQLMQNAYPPL; this comes from the coding sequence ATGAGCCGTAGCAGAACAGCGGTACTCGCCGCGCTGGCGCTGGTCGCCGGTGCCTCCGGGACGGCGCTCGCGGTCGTCCCCGGCGATCCGGGCCTCGCAGCCATCCCGTGCAGCGTCGACTACAAGGTGCAGAACGATTGGGGCACCGGCTTCACCGCCGCCGTCACCGTGACCAACAACTCGGCGGCGAAGTCGAGTTGGTCGGTGAAGTGGGCGTACGCCGGCAGCCAGAAGGTCACCAGCGGCTGGAACGCGAAGATCACCCAGTCCGGTACGGCCGTCACCGCCAACAACGAGACCTACAACGGGACGCTGGCGACCGGCGGTTCGGTCAGCTTCGGATTCCAGGGCACCTACAGCGGCACCAACGCGATCCCGACCACGTTCACCCTCGACGGCGTGACGTGCAACGTGGACAGCGGTACCGGCGGGCCGACCGACCCCGGCACCCCGACGGACCCCGGCACCCCGTCCACCAAGGTCGACAACCCCTACGCCGGCGCCAAGGTGTACGTGAACCCCGAATGGTCGGCGAAGGCCGCCGCCGAGACGGGCGGCAGCCGTATCTCCAACCAGCCCACCGGCGTCTGGCTCGACCGCATCGCCGCCATCAACGGCGTGAACGGCGGCATGGGACTGCGTGCCCACCTGGACGCGGCCCTCGCCCAGAAGGGCAGCGGCGAGGAAGTCGTCCAGCTGGTCGTCTACGACCTGCCCGGCCGGGACTGCTCGGCCCTCGCCTCCAACGGCGAGCTCGGCCCGACGGAGATCGACAAGTACAAGACGCAGTTCATCGACCCGATCGCGGCGATCCTCGCCGACAGCAAGTACGCGGGCTTGCGGATCGTCACCACCATCGAGATCGACTCGCTGCCGAACCTCGTCACCAACACCGGCAGCCGGCCCACCGCGGTCCCGGCCTGCGACACCATGAAGGCCAACGGCAACTACGTGAAGGGCGTCGGCTACGCGCTGAACAAGCTCGGCGCGATCCCCAACGTGTACAACTACATCGACGCCGGTCACCACGGCTGGCTCGGCTGGGACGACAACTTCGTTCCCTCCGCCCAGATCATGTACCAGGCCGCCACCGCCGAGGGCGCGACCGTCGACGACGTGCACGGCTTCATCACCAACACGGCGAACTACAGCGCCCTGAAGGAGAACAACTTCACCATCAACGACTCCGTGGCCGGCAAGTCGGTCCGTGAGTCCAAGTGGGTGGACTGGAACCGGTACGTCGACGAGTTGTCGTACGCCCAGGCCTTCCGCAACCAGCTGGTCTCGACCGGTTTCAAGTCGGACATCGGCATGCTGATCGACACCTCCCGCAACGGCTGGGGCGGCACCGCCCGGCCCACCGGCCCGGGCGCCACGACCAGCGTGGACACCTATGTCGACGGCGGCCGTTACGACCGTCGTATCCACATCGGCAACTGGTGCAACCAGTCCGGTGCCGGCCTCGGTGAGCGGCCCCAGGCGGCTCCGGCCGCCGGGATCGACGCGTACGTGTGGATGAAGCCGCCGGGTGAGTCCGACGGCTCCAGCTCCGCCATCGCGAACGACGAGGGCAAGGGCTTCGACCGGATGTGCGACCCGACGTACACGGGCAACCCGCGCAACGGCAACAACCTGTCGGGTGCCCTGCCGAACGCCCCGCTGTCCGGACACTGGTTCTCGGCCCAGTTCCAGCAGCTGATGCAGAACGCCTACCCGCCGCTGTAG
- a CDS encoding class I SAM-dependent methyltransferase, with protein MAHRPHASHSDQHTHGHSHGSGHGHGHGHLTDIDWAEMAPHLEAQAELFMPLYERALSWLGKEVTEPGLIVDAGSGPGVVSCLFAETFSGARVMAVDGSAPLLERAQQRAERLGYGDRLGTLAGELPGVLEELEYPADLLWAGRSLHHLGDQRAALTAFAEQLAPGGTLAIMEGGLPSRFLPRDLGFGRPGLEARLDALEAEWFARMRADLPGSVAETEDWAALLGAAGLKHARSRSFLLDLPAPASDRARAYIVASLTRLRDVFGDTLDPDDRAMLDRLLDPQDEAGVHRRADVFVLAAHTVHTAVKPV; from the coding sequence ATGGCGCACCGCCCGCACGCATCCCACAGCGACCAGCACACCCACGGTCACAGCCACGGTTCGGGGCACGGCCACGGTCATGGCCACCTCACCGACATCGACTGGGCCGAAATGGCCCCGCACCTGGAAGCGCAGGCCGAACTGTTCATGCCCCTGTACGAGCGGGCCCTGTCCTGGCTCGGCAAGGAGGTCACCGAGCCGGGGCTGATCGTGGACGCGGGCAGTGGACCAGGAGTCGTCTCCTGTCTGTTCGCCGAGACGTTCTCCGGTGCGAGGGTCATGGCCGTCGACGGCTCCGCTCCGCTGCTGGAACGGGCTCAGCAGCGGGCCGAGCGGCTCGGCTACGGCGACCGTTTGGGCACCCTGGCCGGTGAACTCCCCGGCGTACTCGAGGAGTTGGAGTACCCGGCCGACCTGCTGTGGGCCGGCCGCAGCCTGCATCACCTGGGCGACCAGCGCGCCGCCCTGACCGCCTTCGCGGAGCAGCTCGCACCCGGCGGAACCCTGGCGATCATGGAGGGTGGTCTGCCGAGCCGGTTCCTGCCGCGCGACCTCGGCTTCGGGCGGCCCGGCCTGGAGGCACGGCTCGACGCGCTGGAGGCGGAGTGGTTCGCGCGGATGCGGGCCGACCTGCCCGGCTCCGTGGCCGAGACCGAGGACTGGGCGGCGCTGCTCGGCGCGGCAGGCCTCAAGCACGCCCGCAGCCGCAGCTTCCTGCTCGACCTGCCCGCGCCCGCCTCCGACCGGGCTCGCGCCTACATCGTCGCGTCCCTGACTCGGCTCCGGGACGTCTTCGGCGACACCCTCGACCCCGACGACCGCGCCATGCTCGACCGTCTGCTCGACCCGCAGGACGAGGCGGGCGTGCACCGCCGGGCGGACGTCTTCGTGCTGGCGGCACACACGGTGCACACGGCGGTGAAACCGGTTTAG